In Dysidea avara chromosome 3, odDysAvar1.4, whole genome shotgun sequence, a single window of DNA contains:
- the LOC136248459 gene encoding uncharacterized protein, which produces MPQDHFGIISPEKYTRSNCSNTWKRVTKASFCYFVKLLISSTKLLATGNLARDGLIKWWTSRCVELDHCGADLVHSTYIVPWRIGVEMMDLREMMVSKQKKHVHADKLDESCEKV; this is translated from the exons atgcctcaggatcattttggcattatatcgccagaga aatacacacggagcaattgcagcaatacttggaaaagagtaacaaaggcttcGTTTTGCTACTTTGTtaagttactgattagctcaactaagttattagctactggaaacttagctagagatggtttaataaagtg GTGGACAAGTAGATGTGTAGAGCTAGACCATTGTGGTGCTGACCTTgtgcacagtacatacatag TTCCATGGAGGATTGGGGTGGAGATGATGGACTTAAGAGAGATGATGGTCTCCAAACAAAAGAAGCATGTGCATGC